One segment of Anastrepha obliqua isolate idAnaObli1 chromosome 3, idAnaObli1_1.0, whole genome shotgun sequence DNA contains the following:
- the LOC129240530 gene encoding uncharacterized protein LOC129240530: MNTPKNNEQNKKFVPRCDTIPSSEEDTLLASSQDTAESVKSKGSTSHSTPLLSKQQQQQKDLPQTSKKVADGTQRESQAGRKHKSEGALMKSRYTKARFILSKIAKNELAGATDERDAADKLKYQQVVKEYEDFLSNKPKEDNKKKSDAMKRNRSQDVINQAPKRPKVSNSIEETKQRPFSEVVKDNLLYALIDETTNSGKVVLQKWGQVEAKLVLDKHVVGAQGGNLPSFDSAGVLRGCRVIKCDDDWSRVVLERCVAEISSTLEGLKLKLIPAKDIPCPPRARIWLPVMDLSGAEVLKYLKSHNPAVPMDDWAIVKAEKPQKSSMSFVLQINDECLPILKQHDNKMRQQ; this comes from the exons ATGAACACACCAAAAAataacgaacaaaacaaaaaatttgtgccGCGATGCGACACAATACCATCCTCCGAGGAGGATACCCTGCTGGCCTCTAGTCAAGATACGGCTGAGTCAGTAAAGAGTAAGGGAAGTACCAGCCATAGCACACCCTTACtaagcaagcaacaacaacaacaaaaagatcTACCACAAACCTCGAAAAAGGTGGCGGACGGCACTCAGAGAGAGAGTCAGGCCGGTAGAAAACACAAATCCGAGGGTGCCCTCATGAAGTCTCGCTACACGAAGGCGAGGTTCATTCTAAGCAAGATTGCCAAAAATGAACTCGCTGGAGCGACTGACGAGCGCGACGCGGCCGACAAACTAAAATACCAGCAGGTGGTTAAGGAGTACGAAGACTTCTTATCCAACAAACCCAAGGAggacaacaaaaagaaaagcgaTGCGATGAAAAGGAACAGGTCACAGGACGTGATCAACCAGGCACCGAAGAGACCTAAGGTGTCTAACAGCATCGAAGAAACAAAACAACGACCGTTCAGTGAGGTGGTTAAGGATAACCTCCTATATGCACTGATCGACGAGACCACAAACAGCGGCAAAGTGGTCCTGCAGAAGTGGGGGCAAGTGGAGGCCAAGCTCGTGTTAGACAAGCACGTGGTTGGAGCACAGGGCGGAAACCTCCCTTCCTTCGATTCTGCAGGAGTACTTCGCGGCTGTAGAGTTATCAAGTGCGACGACGACTGGTCAAGGGTTGTCCTAGAAAGGTGTGTTGCTGAGATCAGCAGCACACTGGAAGGCTTAAAACTTAAGCTCATTCCGGCCAAGGACATCCCCTGCCCCCCTCGTGCTCGCATTTGGCTGCCGGTGATGGACTTGAGCGGTGCAGAAGTGCTGAAGTACCTGAAGTCACACAACCCTGCGGTGCCGATGGACGACTGGGCAATCGTGAAGGCAGAAAAACCGCAAAAGAGCAGCATGTCATTCGTTCTGCAGATTAACGATGAGTGCCTGCCTATTCTAAAACAACACGACAACAAAATGCG acagcaatga